A single window of Nitrospira lenta DNA harbors:
- the pyrH gene encoding UMP kinase has protein sequence MSSAKYRRLLLKVSGEMLAGEQGYGIQPSVLEGLAQEIASVVAMDVQVAVVIGGGNIFRGLAASASGMERASADYMGMLATVMNALALQNALERVGVITRVQSAIEMRQLAEGYIRRRAIRHLEKNRVVIFAGGTGNPYFSTDTAAALRAMEIGAQVILKGTKVDGIYDADPVKNPSAKKYSEIPFLSILNQNLKVMDSTAISLCMDNNLPLIVFKLTEQGNFKRVALGEPIGTLVTISPR, from the coding sequence ATGAGTTCTGCGAAATACCGGCGCCTCCTCCTGAAAGTCAGCGGGGAGATGTTGGCCGGTGAGCAGGGCTATGGAATCCAGCCGTCCGTCCTTGAGGGACTGGCGCAGGAAATCGCCTCTGTCGTTGCCATGGATGTCCAAGTTGCCGTCGTCATTGGCGGCGGCAACATATTCCGCGGACTCGCCGCCAGCGCATCTGGGATGGAACGAGCCTCAGCGGACTACATGGGCATGCTCGCCACCGTGATGAATGCCCTCGCCCTCCAGAATGCCCTGGAACGGGTCGGCGTCATCACTCGAGTCCAATCCGCCATCGAAATGCGCCAGCTGGCCGAAGGCTACATCCGCCGGCGGGCCATTCGCCATCTGGAAAAAAACCGCGTCGTGATTTTTGCCGGCGGCACCGGCAACCCCTATTTCTCAACCGATACGGCGGCGGCACTCCGCGCCATGGAAATCGGCGCCCAGGTCATCCTCAAGGGCACCAAAGTCGATGGGATTTACGATGCCGATCCGGTGAAAAACCCATCGGCGAAAAAGTACAGCGAGATCCCGTTTCTGTCGATTCTGAATCAAAACTTAAAAGTCATGGACTCGACGGCCATCAGCCTCTGCATGGACAACAACCTTCCCCTGATCGTGTTCAAGTTGACCGAACAGGGGAACTTCAAGCGGGTCGCACTCGGCGAACCCATCGGCACGCTGGTCACGATCAGCCCGCGCTAG